A portion of the Candidatus Cloacimonadaceae bacterium genome contains these proteins:
- a CDS encoding acyl carrier protein, translated as MDEIRKVVLEYVIQEYMEDQDDEITYDTALISGGYVDSFSMVSLKRFLETKYKISLPDDRATPEAFDTVDKITVLVQEFLNK; from the coding sequence ATGGACGAAATTCGCAAAGTAGTACTGGAATACGTGATCCAGGAATACATGGAAGATCAGGATGACGAGATCACATACGATACGGCTCTGATTTCCGGAGGCTATGTCGATTCCTTCTCGATGGTTTCCCTGAAACGCTTTCTGGAAACCAAATACAAGATCAGCTTGCCCGATGATAGAGCAACTCCGGAAGCTTTCGACACCGTCGATAAGATTACCGTATTGGTGCAGGAATTCCTGAATAAATAG